Proteins from one Phycisphaerae bacterium genomic window:
- a CDS encoding transposase codes for MPSPTSASDARSPVPATDIRAEWRAFAKKLRRLLRDGIRLRKRSDFAVGAFPDRIERLNKRLADLAAAEPIDGDTRRLTKRLRRYAEYLFTFLDYDHVPFENNFAERQIRPAVILRKNSQSNRSEQGAATQAVLMSVYRTLRLRGLDPTKTIADGLKIYLTTGQLPPLPA; via the coding sequence ATGCCAAGCCCAACAAGCGCCAGCGACGCAAGAAGCCCGGTGCCCGCGACGGACATCCGGGCCGAATGGCGGGCGTTCGCCAAGAAGCTGCGGCGTCTGCTGCGCGACGGCATTCGGCTGCGCAAGCGGAGCGACTTCGCGGTGGGCGCGTTCCCGGATCGGATCGAGCGATTGAACAAGCGTCTGGCCGACCTCGCTGCGGCAGAGCCCATCGACGGCGATACGCGCAGGTTGACGAAGCGACTTCGCAGGTACGCGGAGTATCTCTTCACGTTCCTCGACTACGACCATGTGCCGTTCGAGAACAACTTCGCCGAGCGTCAGATTCGCCCGGCCGTGATCCTGCGGAAGAACAGCCAGTCAAACCGCTCGGAGCAGGGCGCCGCGACCCAGGCGGTGTTGATGAGCGTCTACCGAACCCTACGCCTCCGCGGACTCGACCCCACCAAAACCATCGCCGACGGCCTCAAGATCTACCTGACCACCGGCCAACTGCCACCGCTACCAGCCTGA
- a CDS encoding site-specific integrase — MARVFRHTYTKKGLDGQRVQHQTKKWYIEYRDAQRVVRRVPGFVDKRATEQRAAELERQAERERVGIVEVPIRHLQASLQEHIDAWFDDLARAGRASEYRRKLKARIDRLADELGWATLVRVTPDALARWLAKAKRDGLSDRTVNHYLDTANAFLNWCVTTRRLESNPIEHLARAELVEPTFERRGARPDECMRLLKHAPPHRRIVYLTAMLTGLRRKELKCLRWSDIHFGGDTPHIQLRAVTTKSRRSDTIPLSPELAQELQEIRPANFGLTDTVFRSVPKIDTFKNDLEKSGISYVDEAGRRLDFHALRVTFGSMLAASGTALRTAMELMRHTDARLTTRIYTDPRLLDTAAAINALPRLVPSSDDREVDQKRATGTDDIAASVAGSKSNCDQDCDPESLVSGLVFSLSERGSSIGNRLASDGTETGENEQIGKGVTPSKKGTYDIIQHSVAPPDTPTKKPAKRRAKVEAGGIEIVAENREKPRS, encoded by the coding sequence ATGGCTCGAGTATTCCGGCACACGTATACGAAGAAGGGACTCGACGGCCAGCGCGTCCAACACCAGACGAAGAAGTGGTACATCGAATACCGCGATGCGCAGCGCGTCGTGCGACGCGTGCCCGGCTTTGTGGACAAGCGTGCCACTGAGCAACGCGCAGCGGAGCTGGAACGTCAGGCGGAGCGCGAGCGCGTTGGGATTGTCGAAGTCCCGATTCGCCACTTACAGGCATCGCTGCAAGAACATATCGACGCTTGGTTCGACGATCTGGCAAGAGCCGGACGTGCGTCAGAGTATCGCCGGAAGCTGAAAGCCAGGATCGACCGCCTCGCTGACGAACTGGGTTGGGCCACGCTGGTGCGCGTCACGCCCGACGCACTCGCACGATGGCTGGCGAAGGCCAAGCGCGACGGCCTGAGCGACCGTACGGTCAATCATTACCTGGACACCGCCAATGCCTTTCTGAACTGGTGTGTGACGACCCGGCGACTCGAAAGCAACCCGATTGAACACCTCGCGCGCGCGGAGCTTGTCGAACCGACCTTCGAGCGTCGTGGTGCCCGACCGGACGAGTGCATGCGGTTACTGAAGCACGCTCCGCCACATCGTCGCATCGTGTACCTGACGGCGATGCTCACAGGCCTGCGGCGAAAAGAGCTCAAGTGCTTGCGGTGGTCCGACATCCATTTCGGGGGTGACACTCCGCACATTCAGTTGCGTGCGGTCACGACGAAGTCCCGGCGGTCCGACACGATTCCGCTGTCGCCCGAACTCGCACAGGAGCTACAGGAGATACGCCCGGCCAACTTCGGTCTTACGGACACGGTCTTCAGAAGTGTGCCGAAGATCGATACGTTCAAGAACGATCTTGAGAAGTCCGGAATCAGCTACGTGGACGAAGCCGGGCGTCGGCTGGATTTCCACGCGCTGCGCGTGACCTTTGGAAGCATGCTTGCCGCCAGCGGAACCGCCCTCCGCACCGCCATGGAGCTCATGCGACACACCGACGCAAGGCTGACCACCCGCATCTACACCGACCCGAGGCTCCTCGACACAGCAGCTGCGATCAACGCCTTGCCGCGGCTCGTGCCGTCTTCTGACGATCGAGAAGTAGACCAGAAGCGCGCCACGGGCACGGACGACATTGCGGCATCCGTGGCGGGCTCCAAGAGCAACTGCGATCAGGACTGCGACCCCGAAAGCTTGGTGTCTGGCTTGGTGTTTTCCTTGTCGGAACGGGGTTCATCGATTGGTAACCGGTTGGCATCGGATGGCACCGAGACGGGTGAGAACGAGCAGATTGGGAAGGGCGTAACTCCTTCAAAGAAAGGCACTTACGACATCATTCAACACTCGGTGGCACCGCCTGACACGCCCACAAAAAAGCCCGCCAAAAGGCGGGCAAAAGTGGAGGCGGGGGGAATCGAAATCGTTGCCGAAAACCGGGAAAAACCGCGTTCTTGA
- a CDS encoding helix-turn-helix domain-containing protein translates to MTPAGAESQVNPGGTMLIDARELAGLLGLSLRSVRRLDCAGKLPQPVRIGSAVRWRVQEVVAWLEADCPDRAQWETLRKGRRKAN, encoded by the coding sequence ATGACCCCGGCAGGTGCGGAGTCCCAAGTGAACCCAGGAGGAACGATGCTCATCGACGCCCGCGAGCTTGCAGGACTTCTAGGGCTGTCACTCCGCAGCGTCCGCCGGCTCGATTGTGCCGGCAAGCTCCCGCAGCCGGTGAGAATTGGCAGCGCCGTCCGTTGGCGCGTCCAAGAGGTGGTCGCTTGGCTGGAAGCCGATTGCCCGGATCGCGCGCAATGGGAGACGCTCCGGAAAGGACGCCGGAAGGCGAATTGA
- a CDS encoding transposase: MYEGVDAQRKRSHVAVMDRDETLLKSVDIPSSRPGVADTLGRYKRPIKAVLEASYAWEPMHHWLDEFADEVVLAHPLKVRAIADTRIKTDKFDACVLAHLLRADLIPTAYVPSRDTRRVKRVLRQRCFLIRVRTMVKNRIAALLSWNSVQRPNVSRL, from the coding sequence TTGTACGAGGGCGTGGACGCCCAAAGGAAACGCAGCCACGTCGCGGTGATGGATCGCGATGAAACGCTTCTCAAGAGCGTCGACATCCCAAGTTCGCGGCCCGGCGTTGCCGACACGCTCGGACGGTACAAGAGGCCCATCAAGGCCGTCCTCGAAGCGTCGTATGCTTGGGAACCGATGCACCATTGGCTCGACGAGTTCGCCGACGAAGTCGTCTTGGCTCACCCGCTTAAGGTTCGTGCCATCGCCGACACACGTATCAAGACCGACAAGTTCGACGCTTGCGTACTGGCACACCTGCTCAGAGCGGATTTGATTCCAACGGCATACGTGCCGAGCCGCGACACGCGCAGGGTCAAGCGCGTGCTGCGCCAGCGGTGCTTCCTGATCCGGGTTCGCACGATGGTCAAGAACCGGATCGCCGCCTTGCTTTCGTGGAACTCCGTTCAACGCCCCAATGTCTCGAGGCTCTAG
- a CDS encoding ATP-binding protein, whose protein sequence is MSIEQALVAQPRPSMLAAKLRDTYAAEVVKGCQPEIAPHPVALEPVYVPLGAAGPSECAPADVAWIAAPKTRPDDQMRLKVWVSPEQSCKWRRSELFLKQLGRVRHRVGFEIVGNGALIEILLLCQREDLPVLQAAFYGQFDRCKLTLHGDNTLGALFRSARNDVVFEDYLPPPPCSHLFTRPDELNTSPYGSIMTSLANIQSPAVGLYQIIFQPVAPNHNWHRNVELLMRLEFSLKSAIGPLPPQRLPQQMPDGELRGMAMDTEAKAHSDKPFFAAAMRVAVIGAGAFSDYALRALTTVSSLIQHGGRPLDRLTEADYRSHLPENEIRRMFLEGSTYRPGFLVNSWELTSLVHIPPADVGEHRPTSIEVLETLPPDPSVQTGTPIGICRVADRDLPVCLPTVVRKKHTHLVGGTGTGKSTVMLHMILHDINEGHGVALIDPHGPLVRELLLRIPRRHVDRVIHMNPGDKDWIPIWNPLHCGAEDVPGRLADDIVGAFRAFVTGWGHRLEHLLRQAILGVLHLPDGNLLDVADLLRKKSEESKELRERVVDLVEHRLTRSFWQKDFDGYGAADLTPPQHKLSRLLTVANESRMLSQSDSLFNFREIMDTGKILLVDLSTIGSEVREVLGCFMLALLHRSAIGRADAPETTHKAFHIYCDEAHRFITDAIEDLISETRKYGVSLTLAHQYMSQFGARKSDAVSSVGSTVIFRVNSTDASYLKKDLQDKVEVGDLCGLRQYEAVARIGTEIARLKTREAPKVPRNHFRDLIIEQSRRRYCRRVDEVKRAIEDRHSRRYGTAAQSVLDATGVAHVSELMESPGTDETYDYEQL, encoded by the coding sequence ATGTCGATCGAACAGGCGCTGGTGGCGCAGCCGAGGCCAAGCATGTTGGCGGCGAAGCTGCGAGATACCTACGCCGCAGAGGTTGTCAAAGGCTGCCAGCCCGAGATCGCTCCACATCCGGTGGCGCTCGAGCCGGTGTACGTCCCGCTGGGTGCCGCGGGACCATCTGAGTGTGCCCCCGCAGATGTGGCATGGATTGCTGCGCCAAAGACACGGCCGGACGATCAGATGAGACTGAAGGTATGGGTGTCCCCGGAACAGTCATGCAAGTGGCGGCGGTCGGAGCTGTTCCTGAAGCAACTTGGCCGCGTGCGCCACCGTGTCGGCTTCGAGATCGTGGGAAACGGGGCCCTGATCGAGATCCTGCTGCTATGCCAGCGGGAGGATCTTCCCGTGCTTCAGGCGGCCTTTTATGGTCAGTTCGACCGATGCAAGCTCACCTTGCACGGCGACAACACGCTTGGAGCGCTCTTCCGGTCTGCGCGGAACGACGTCGTTTTTGAAGACTATCTGCCGCCGCCCCCATGTTCGCATCTATTCACGAGGCCGGACGAACTGAACACCTCGCCCTACGGGTCGATCATGACTTCTTTGGCAAACATTCAGTCGCCCGCCGTCGGGTTGTATCAGATCATATTCCAGCCGGTGGCACCGAACCACAACTGGCATCGCAACGTTGAACTGCTCATGCGACTTGAGTTCAGCCTGAAGTCGGCCATAGGACCGTTGCCACCGCAGCGGCTTCCTCAACAGATGCCCGACGGCGAGCTGCGCGGCATGGCGATGGACACCGAAGCCAAGGCCCATTCAGACAAGCCGTTCTTCGCTGCGGCCATGCGCGTCGCCGTTATCGGCGCCGGAGCGTTCTCCGACTATGCGCTTCGCGCGTTGACCACGGTCAGTAGTCTCATTCAACACGGCGGTCGACCACTCGACCGGCTCACTGAGGCCGATTACCGATCGCACCTGCCAGAGAACGAAATCCGCCGAATGTTTCTTGAGGGTAGCACCTATCGGCCGGGCTTCCTCGTCAATTCCTGGGAGTTGACCAGCCTGGTCCACATCCCGCCGGCGGATGTCGGCGAACATCGCCCCACGTCGATTGAAGTTCTCGAAACGCTGCCGCCTGATCCCTCGGTGCAGACGGGTACACCGATCGGGATTTGCCGTGTCGCTGACCGCGATCTGCCGGTGTGTCTCCCGACAGTAGTGCGCAAAAAGCACACTCATCTTGTCGGAGGGACAGGCACCGGAAAATCGACGGTCATGCTGCACATGATCCTGCACGACATAAACGAGGGGCACGGCGTTGCGCTCATCGACCCGCACGGCCCGCTCGTGCGGGAGCTTTTGCTTCGGATCCCGCGGCGCCATGTCGACCGCGTCATCCACATGAACCCGGGCGACAAGGACTGGATACCAATCTGGAACCCTCTTCATTGCGGCGCGGAGGACGTTCCGGGCCGTCTCGCAGACGACATCGTCGGCGCATTCCGCGCCTTCGTGACCGGCTGGGGACATCGTCTCGAACATCTGCTCCGCCAGGCGATTCTCGGCGTTCTCCACCTGCCGGACGGAAACTTACTCGATGTGGCGGATCTGTTACGCAAAAAGTCTGAAGAGAGTAAGGAACTGCGCGAGCGTGTCGTGGATCTCGTGGAGCACCGCCTTACGAGATCCTTTTGGCAGAAGGACTTCGACGGATACGGCGCCGCGGATTTGACTCCCCCTCAGCACAAGCTGAGCCGGCTTCTGACCGTGGCGAACGAATCGCGAATGCTCTCACAATCCGACAGTTTGTTCAATTTTCGCGAGATCATGGATACGGGAAAGATCCTACTCGTGGATCTGTCTACGATCGGTTCCGAGGTTCGTGAGGTCCTGGGGTGCTTCATGCTCGCGCTGCTTCACCGGTCCGCGATCGGACGGGCGGATGCGCCGGAAACAACGCACAAGGCCTTTCACATCTACTGCGATGAGGCGCACCGGTTCATCACGGACGCGATCGAGGATTTGATCTCCGAAACGCGCAAGTACGGTGTCTCGCTCACTCTCGCGCATCAGTACATGAGTCAATTCGGTGCACGCAAGTCCGACGCGGTGTCGAGCGTAGGATCCACAGTCATCTTCCGTGTCAACAGCACGGATGCGTCGTACCTCAAGAAGGATCTGCAGGACAAAGTGGAGGTAGGCGATCTATGCGGTTTGCGGCAGTATGAGGCCGTCGCCCGGATTGGCACGGAGATCGCCAGGCTCAAGACGCGCGAAGCGCCGAAAGTCCCCAGAAACCACTTCCGCGACCTCATCATCGAGCAATCGCGGCGGCGTTACTGCCGTCGGGTCGACGAAGTGAAGCGCGCCATAGAAGACCGCCACTCTCGACGGTACGGGACGGCCGCGCAGTCCGTGTTGGACGCAACCGGTGTCGCTCATGTGTCCGAATTGATGGAAAGCCCCGGGACCGACGAGACCTACGATTATGAACAGCTCTGA